In the Loxodonta africana isolate mLoxAfr1 chromosome 1, mLoxAfr1.hap2, whole genome shotgun sequence genome, one interval contains:
- the PRRT1 gene encoding proline-rich transmembrane protein 1: MSSEKSGLPDSVPHTSPPPYNAPQPPAEPPAPPPQAATSSHHHHHHHYHQSGTATLPRLGAGGLASSAASAQRGPSSSATLPRPPHHAPPGPAAGAPPPGCATLPRMPPDPYLQETRFESSLPPPPPAAAAPPPPPPTQTTQAPGFVVPTHAGAVGTLPLGGYVAPGYPLQLQPCTAYVPVYPVGTPYTGGAPGGAGVTSTLPPPPQGPGLALLEPRRPPHDYMPIAVLTTICCFWPTGIIAIFKAVQVRTALARGDMVSAEIASREARNFSFISLAVGIAAMVLCTILTVVIIIAAQHHENYWDP, encoded by the exons ATGTCATCCGAAAAGtcag GCCTCCCGGACTCAGTCCCTCACACCTCCCCGCCCCCGTACAATGCCCCTCAGCCCCCGGCCGaaccccccgccccgcccccacaGGCCGCCACCTCCTcgcaccatcaccaccaccaccactaccaccagtcTGGCACTGCCACCCTTCCGCGCTTAGGGGCCGGCGGCCTGGCCTCTTCTGCGGCCAGCGCTCAGCGTGGCCCCTCGTCTTCCGCCACACTGCCGCGGCCTCCGCACCACGCCCCGCCCGGTCCTGCCGCCGGGGCGCCCCCGCCCGGCTGTGCTACCTTGCCCCGCATGCCACCCGACCCTTACCTGCAGGAGACTCGCTTCGAGAGTTCACTGCCCCCGCCGCCACCTGCCGCCGCAGCTCCACCGCCGCCTCCGCCCACCCAGACTACCCAGGCCCCAGGCTTTGTGGTGCCCACGCACGCGGGGGCGGTGGGCACTCTGCCGCTGGGGGGCTACGTGGCCCCGGGCTACCCCCTACAACTGCAGCCCTGCACTGCCTACGTGCCAGTCTACCCTGTGGGCACG CCCTACACGGGCGGGGCCCCGGGGGGAGCGGGGGTGACCTCCACGCTTCCCCCACCGCCCCAGGGTCCAGGGCTGGCCCTGCTGGAGCCGAGGCGCCCGCCGCACGACTACATGCCCATCGCAGTGCTGACTACCATCTGCTGCTTTTGGCCTACGGGCATCATCGCCATCTTCAAGGCAGTGcag GTGCGTACGGCCTTGGCCCGCGGAGACATGGTGTCGGCAGAGATCGCCTCACGCGAGGCCCGGAACTTCTCTTTCATCTCCCTTGCCGTGGGCATCGCGGCCATGGTGCTCTGTACCATCCTCACCGTAGTCATCATCATCGCTGCGCAGCACCACGAGAACTATTGGGATCCTTAG